From a single Metopolophium dirhodum isolate CAU chromosome 6, ASM1992520v1, whole genome shotgun sequence genomic region:
- the LOC132946323 gene encoding uncharacterized protein LOC132946323 isoform X16 translates to MHKCVVCRNSSLRTRYTRPEVIYHTFPKNEYRKRKWLKMYGIGRCYDWHRICSDHFLEENYRPGPKRFLNKNTIPQPYNKNNEENGFPSNYTSTTQSNDVEMDNNEFLPTEQNHLSYTTQSNDVETSTNELLPREQSCLNYTTQSNDVETSTNEFLPREQSCLREVQNAVINNFESPRRSCRKIKLTTTNEDMSYENMPRLQTERFERHVPTFIANEKIQTVSDMVVVPVLTTTKDHTLGNGPRCSVKNCLNRYSKDLSFFGYPSNLTLRKKWIERCGLKVDDPTEKVKSNIRVCRVHFDNDCFMNTQRKNRLKTDAVPTLFLANDVIDARNIPSTSLAVNSEFIRVNKPSPIESEIYRFNKRSPVSNGFIRANKPSCSSTNYVAHMNSNETPLFVYIDSTTRSAKDFNSHCSIPGCITNTIEEVEDISLFAPRIEIVNEWSSILGFDLTINSIVCERHFRPQDILRPNLLVNGVNSQLKILAPHALPVPVMNAVPESRTYCSIPGCATNTFEEVEDISFFTPQNEDAINEWKLSVGFDFTINSTVCEKHFRSEDIVHPNLLSNGLNSKGKSLAPFAVPVTIATMVDKPLKTYCSVPECITNTIVEDEDISLFAPRIEMVDKWSSILGLELTVDSVVCERHFRPHDMLQPLVMIDGVCQNVKSLVPFSLPLPMNATPFIKQLETNDVPVLRTYDVKFKRPKPDELLCTKRIKNHVLDKSLSTTDNDTHEYNTTPDLDPTLKSNTENSVDLSIVKIEPLDDVDLETNLETEPEQLLPTLGTELVEDDDLLPLSSIDDSLSISLKTLKTISANSSLSITLEPKENSKITEPPADLFSKVSPKNALSITLRPKHNLSLTTNNSSPSVSIIPCLPSTASSSEYNVSQQSLLQYKQNATSTLKMPDKLSSNTVEIKMPVISECVSLAVQSDTDDSDSCIVIDDDDDTEEFIEKDNGFIYEISKCVELPTVFWKSEHDRSRNSTDFYQEDDLYETVKNISFNNSLMPTIQTFGKKFKFNRAIKSKNELQNLLDRIDNVEKCNGFDLVIDDNCIGYYDKITEDVISCSTCQKKFQELRKMTESQTKTTEILEQKISERTAKVLVLRENMENNKINPTPTELRPFSLINSMSVCHR, encoded by the exons ATGCATAAGTGTGTAGTGTGCAGAAATTCTTCTTTGAGGACCAGGTACACTCGTCCTGAAGTTATTTATCATAC atttCCTAAGAATGAATACAGAAAAAGAAAATGGCTTAAAATGTATGGCATTGGTCGTTGTTACGATTGGCATCGTATATGTAGTGATCATTTTTTAGAAGAAAACTATAGACCAGGACCAAAgcgatttttaaacaaaaatactatTCCCCAAccctataacaaaaataatgaagaaaatGGTTTTCCTTCTAA ctaTACTAGTACTACGCAAAGTAATGATGTTGAAATGGACAATAATGAATTTTTACCAACAGAACAAAATCATTTAAG ttataccaCTCAAAGTAATGATGTTGAAACTAGTACTAATGAACTTTTACCGAGGGAACAAAGTTGTTTAAA ttataCCACTCAAAGTAATGATGTTGAAACTAGTACTAATGAATTTTTACCGAGGGAACAAAGTTGTTTAAG AGAGGTACAAAATGCtgttataaacaattttgaatcACCAAGACGTTCATGTAGAAAAATCAAACTTACGACGACTAATGAAGATATGAGCTATGAAAACATGCCGAGGCTCCAAACTGAACGATTTGAGAGGCATGTTCCTACGTTCATTGCCAATGAGAAAATTCAAACAGTCAGTGACATGGTTGTAGTACCAGTGTTAACAACTactaag gatCATACTTTGGGAAATGGACCTCGCTGTTCTGTTAAAAATTGTCTCAACCGCTATTCGAAAGATCTTAGTTTCTTTGGCTACCCAAGTAATTTAACACTCCGGAAAAAGTGGATTGAAAGATGCGGATTAAAAGTTGATGATCCAActgaaaaagtaaaaagtaatataagAGTATGTCGTGTTCATTTTGACAATGATTGCTTCATGAATACTCaaagaaaaaatagattaaaaactGACGCTGTTCCTACATTATTTTTGGCCAATG atGTAATAGACGCAAGAAATATTCCATCAACAAGTTTGGCTGTCAATAGCGAGTTTATTCGTGTAAATAAACCATCGCCTATTGAAAGTGAGATTTATCGTTTCAATAAACGATCACCTGTCAGTAATGGGTTTATTCGTGCAAATAAACCATCTTGTTCGTCTACAAATTATGTTGCACATATGAATTCTAACGAAACTccgttatttgtttatattgacTCAACTACTCGTTCTGCTAag gaTTTTAATAGTCACTGTTCTATACCCGGATGCATAACTAATACTATTGAAGAAGTTGAAGATATTTCCCTTTTCGCACCAcgaata GAAATTGTAAATGAGTGGAGTTCAATTTTAGGTTttgatttaactataaatagtaTTGTGTGTGAAAGGCATTTCAGACCCCAGGACATACTTCGTCCCAACTTATTGGTAAATGGTGTAAATTCACAATTAAAGATATTAGCACCTCATGCTTTGCCAGTACCAGTAATGAATGCTGTGCCTGAATCAAGAACTTATTGTTCTATACCTGGATGCGCAACTAATACTTTTGAAGAGGTTGAAGATATTTCCTTTTTCACaccacaaaat GAGGATGCTATAAATGAATGGAAATTAAGTGTAGGTTTCGATTTTACTATAAACAGTACTGTGTGTGAAAAGCATTTCAGATCTGAGGACATAGTTCATCCCAATTTATTGTCAAATGGTTTAAATTCAAAAGGAAAGTCATTAGCACCTTTTGCTGTGCCAGTTACAATAGCGACAATGGTAGACAAACCATTGAAAACATATTGTTCTGTACCTGAATGCATAACTAATACTATTGTAGAGGATGAAGATATTTCTCTTTTCGCACCAcgaata GAAATGGTAGATAAGTGGAGTTCAATTTTAGGTTTGGAACTGACTGTAGACAGTGTTGTGTGTGAAAGGCATTTTAGACCCCACGACATGCTTCAACCCCTAGTAATGATCGATGGTGTTTGTCAAAATGTCAAATCATTAGTGCCTTTTTCTTTGCCATTGCCAATGAATGCTACaccatttataaaacaattagaaACTAATGATGTGCCTGTATTGAGGACATATGATGTTAAATTCAAAAGACCTAAACCTGATGAACTGTTGTGtacaaaaagaatcaaaaaccATGTactag ataaatcatTATCCACTACCGATAATGACACACATGAATACAATACAACTCCTGATTTAGATCcaacattaaaatcaaatactgaAAACTCAGTTGATTTGTCAATTGTGAAAATTGAGCCACTTGATGATGTGGATTTAGAAACAAATTTGGAAACAGAACCAGAACAGCTACTACCAACTTTAGGAACAGAACTAGTTGAAGATGATGATTTACTTCCATTATCTTCAATTGATGATTCTTTATCAATATcattaaaaacactaaaaaccaTTTCAGCTAATAGTTCGTTGTCCATTACCTTGGAACCAAAAGAGAATTCTAAAATAACAGAACCACCAGcagatttattttcaaaagtgtCTCCTAAAAATGCTTTATCTATTACTTTACGACCAAAACATAACCTCTCCTTGACCACAAATAATAGTTCTCCATCTGTTAGCATAATACCTTGTCTTCCATCCACTGCGAGTAGTTCTGAGTATAATGTATCACAACAAAGTTTGTTGCAGTATAAACAAAATGCGACCTCAACCTTAAAAATGCCAGATAAATTGTCTTCTAATACTGTTGAAATAAAGATGCCAGTAATTTCAGAATGTGTTTCATTAGCCGTACAATCAGATACCGATGATTCTGATTCATGTATAGTAattgatgatgatgacgatacTGAAGAATTTATAGAGAAAGATAACGGATTCATTTATGAAATTTCTAAATGTGTTGAACTTCCTACTGTATTTTGGAAGAGTGAACATGATAGATCACGAAATTCAACTGATTTTTATCAAGAAGACGATTTGTATGAAACTGTAAAAaacattagttttaataatagcCTTATGCCAACAATACAAACATTTGGaaagaaattcaaatttaatagggCTATTAAATCAAAGAATgaattacaaaatcttttagACAGAATAGATAATGTAGAAAAATGTAATGGTTTTGATTTAGTTATCGATGACAATTGTATAGGttattatgacaaaataacAGAAGATGTTATTTCGTGTTCTACCTGTCAAAAGAAATTTCAAGAATTGCGCAAAATGACTGAATCTCAAACTAAAACTACTGAAATTCTTGAACAAAAA atcTCTGAACGGACAGCAAAAGTGTTAGTACTTAGAgaaaatatggaaaataataaaataaatcctaCCCCTACAGAATTACGACCATTCAGCCTTATAAATTCTATGAGTGTATGTCAtcgttaa
- the LOC132946323 gene encoding uncharacterized protein LOC132946323 isoform X12 has protein sequence MHKCVVCRNSSLRTRYTRPEVIYHTFPKNEYRKRKWLKMYGIGRCYDWHRICSDHFLEENYRPGPKRFLNKNTIPQPYNKNNEENGFPSNYTSTTQSNDVEMDNNEFLPTEQNHLSYTTQSNDVETSTNELLPREQSCLNYTTQSNDVETSTNEFLPSEQSCLSYTTQSNDVETSSNEFLPSEQSCLSYTTQSIDVETSTNELLPREQSCLREVQNAVINNFESPRRSCRKIKLTTTNEDMSYENMPRLQTERFERHVPTFIANEKIQTVSDMVVVPVLTTTKDHTLGNGPRCSVKNCLNRYSKDLSFFGYPSNLTLRKKWIERCGLKVDDPTEKVKSNIRVCRVHFDNDCFMNTQRKNRLKTDAVPTLFLANDVIDARNIPSTSLAVNSEFIRVNKPSPIESEIYRFNKRSPVSNGFIRANKPSCSSTNYVAHMNSNETPLFVYIDSTTRSAKDFNSHCSIPGCITNTIEEVEDISLFAPRIEIVNEWSSILGFDLTINSIVCERHFRPQDILRPNLLVNGVNSQLKILAPHALPVPVMNAVPESRTYCSIPGCATNTFEEVEDISFFTPQNEDAINEWKLSVGFDFTINSTVCEKHFRSEDIVHPNLLSNGLNSKGKSLAPFAVPVTIATMVDKPLKTYCSVPECITNTIVEDEDISLFAPRIEMVDKWSSILGLELTVDSVVCERHFRPHDMLQPLVMIDGVCQNVKSLVPFSLPLPMNATPFIKQLETNDVPVLRTYDVKFKRPKPDELLCTKRIKNHVLDKSLSTTDNDTHEYNTTPDLDPTLKSNTENSVDLSIVKIEPLDDVDLETNLETEPEQLLPTLGTELVEDDDLLPLSSIDDSLSISLKTLKTISANSSLSITLEPKENSKITEPPADLFSKVSPKNALSITLRPKHNLSLTTNNSSPSVSIIPCLPSTASSSEYNVSQQSLLQYKQNATSTLKMPDKLSSNTVEIKMPVISECVSLAVQSDTDDSDSCIVIDDDDDTEEFIEKDNGFIYEISKCVELPTVFWKSEHDRSRNSTDFYQEDDLYETVKNISFNNSLMPTIQTFGKKFKFNRAIKSKNELQNLLDRIDNVEKCNGFDLVIDDNCIGYYDKITEDVISCSTCQKKFQELRKMTESQTKTTEILEQKISERTAKVLVLRENMENNKINPTPTELRPFSLINSMSVCHR, from the exons ATGCATAAGTGTGTAGTGTGCAGAAATTCTTCTTTGAGGACCAGGTACACTCGTCCTGAAGTTATTTATCATAC atttCCTAAGAATGAATACAGAAAAAGAAAATGGCTTAAAATGTATGGCATTGGTCGTTGTTACGATTGGCATCGTATATGTAGTGATCATTTTTTAGAAGAAAACTATAGACCAGGACCAAAgcgatttttaaacaaaaatactatTCCCCAAccctataacaaaaataatgaagaaaatGGTTTTCCTTCTAA ctaTACTAGTACTACGCAAAGTAATGATGTTGAAATGGACAATAATGAATTTTTACCAACAGAACAAAATCATTTAAG ttataccaCTCAAAGTAATGATGTTGAAACTAGTACTAATGAACTTTTACCGAGGGAACAAAGTTGTTTAAA ttataccaCTCAAAGTAATGATGTTGAAACGAGTACTAATGAATTTTTACCAAGTGAACAAAGTTGTTTAAG ttATACAACTCAAAGTAATGATGTTGAAACGAGTTCTAATGAATTTTTACCAAGTGAACAAAGTTGTTTAAG ttATACAACTCAAAGTATTGATGTTGAAACGAGTACTAATGAACTTTTACCGAGGGAACAAAGTTGTTTAAg AGAGGTACAAAATGCtgttataaacaattttgaatcACCAAGACGTTCATGTAGAAAAATCAAACTTACGACGACTAATGAAGATATGAGCTATGAAAACATGCCGAGGCTCCAAACTGAACGATTTGAGAGGCATGTTCCTACGTTCATTGCCAATGAGAAAATTCAAACAGTCAGTGACATGGTTGTAGTACCAGTGTTAACAACTactaag gatCATACTTTGGGAAATGGACCTCGCTGTTCTGTTAAAAATTGTCTCAACCGCTATTCGAAAGATCTTAGTTTCTTTGGCTACCCAAGTAATTTAACACTCCGGAAAAAGTGGATTGAAAGATGCGGATTAAAAGTTGATGATCCAActgaaaaagtaaaaagtaatataagAGTATGTCGTGTTCATTTTGACAATGATTGCTTCATGAATACTCaaagaaaaaatagattaaaaactGACGCTGTTCCTACATTATTTTTGGCCAATG atGTAATAGACGCAAGAAATATTCCATCAACAAGTTTGGCTGTCAATAGCGAGTTTATTCGTGTAAATAAACCATCGCCTATTGAAAGTGAGATTTATCGTTTCAATAAACGATCACCTGTCAGTAATGGGTTTATTCGTGCAAATAAACCATCTTGTTCGTCTACAAATTATGTTGCACATATGAATTCTAACGAAACTccgttatttgtttatattgacTCAACTACTCGTTCTGCTAag gaTTTTAATAGTCACTGTTCTATACCCGGATGCATAACTAATACTATTGAAGAAGTTGAAGATATTTCCCTTTTCGCACCAcgaata GAAATTGTAAATGAGTGGAGTTCAATTTTAGGTTttgatttaactataaatagtaTTGTGTGTGAAAGGCATTTCAGACCCCAGGACATACTTCGTCCCAACTTATTGGTAAATGGTGTAAATTCACAATTAAAGATATTAGCACCTCATGCTTTGCCAGTACCAGTAATGAATGCTGTGCCTGAATCAAGAACTTATTGTTCTATACCTGGATGCGCAACTAATACTTTTGAAGAGGTTGAAGATATTTCCTTTTTCACaccacaaaat GAGGATGCTATAAATGAATGGAAATTAAGTGTAGGTTTCGATTTTACTATAAACAGTACTGTGTGTGAAAAGCATTTCAGATCTGAGGACATAGTTCATCCCAATTTATTGTCAAATGGTTTAAATTCAAAAGGAAAGTCATTAGCACCTTTTGCTGTGCCAGTTACAATAGCGACAATGGTAGACAAACCATTGAAAACATATTGTTCTGTACCTGAATGCATAACTAATACTATTGTAGAGGATGAAGATATTTCTCTTTTCGCACCAcgaata GAAATGGTAGATAAGTGGAGTTCAATTTTAGGTTTGGAACTGACTGTAGACAGTGTTGTGTGTGAAAGGCATTTTAGACCCCACGACATGCTTCAACCCCTAGTAATGATCGATGGTGTTTGTCAAAATGTCAAATCATTAGTGCCTTTTTCTTTGCCATTGCCAATGAATGCTACaccatttataaaacaattagaaACTAATGATGTGCCTGTATTGAGGACATATGATGTTAAATTCAAAAGACCTAAACCTGATGAACTGTTGTGtacaaaaagaatcaaaaaccATGTactag ataaatcatTATCCACTACCGATAATGACACACATGAATACAATACAACTCCTGATTTAGATCcaacattaaaatcaaatactgaAAACTCAGTTGATTTGTCAATTGTGAAAATTGAGCCACTTGATGATGTGGATTTAGAAACAAATTTGGAAACAGAACCAGAACAGCTACTACCAACTTTAGGAACAGAACTAGTTGAAGATGATGATTTACTTCCATTATCTTCAATTGATGATTCTTTATCAATATcattaaaaacactaaaaaccaTTTCAGCTAATAGTTCGTTGTCCATTACCTTGGAACCAAAAGAGAATTCTAAAATAACAGAACCACCAGcagatttattttcaaaagtgtCTCCTAAAAATGCTTTATCTATTACTTTACGACCAAAACATAACCTCTCCTTGACCACAAATAATAGTTCTCCATCTGTTAGCATAATACCTTGTCTTCCATCCACTGCGAGTAGTTCTGAGTATAATGTATCACAACAAAGTTTGTTGCAGTATAAACAAAATGCGACCTCAACCTTAAAAATGCCAGATAAATTGTCTTCTAATACTGTTGAAATAAAGATGCCAGTAATTTCAGAATGTGTTTCATTAGCCGTACAATCAGATACCGATGATTCTGATTCATGTATAGTAattgatgatgatgacgatacTGAAGAATTTATAGAGAAAGATAACGGATTCATTTATGAAATTTCTAAATGTGTTGAACTTCCTACTGTATTTTGGAAGAGTGAACATGATAGATCACGAAATTCAACTGATTTTTATCAAGAAGACGATTTGTATGAAACTGTAAAAaacattagttttaataatagcCTTATGCCAACAATACAAACATTTGGaaagaaattcaaatttaatagggCTATTAAATCAAAGAATgaattacaaaatcttttagACAGAATAGATAATGTAGAAAAATGTAATGGTTTTGATTTAGTTATCGATGACAATTGTATAGGttattatgacaaaataacAGAAGATGTTATTTCGTGTTCTACCTGTCAAAAGAAATTTCAAGAATTGCGCAAAATGACTGAATCTCAAACTAAAACTACTGAAATTCTTGAACAAAAA atcTCTGAACGGACAGCAAAAGTGTTAGTACTTAGAgaaaatatggaaaataataaaataaatcctaCCCCTACAGAATTACGACCATTCAGCCTTATAAATTCTATGAGTGTATGTCAtcgttaa
- the LOC132946323 gene encoding uncharacterized protein LOC132946323 isoform X11, whose protein sequence is MHKCVVCRNSSLRTRYTRPEVIYHTFPKNEYRKRKWLKMYGIGRCYDWHRICSDHFLEENYRPGPKRFLNKNTIPQPYNKNNEENGFPSNYTSTTQSNDVEMDNNEFLPTEQNHLSYTTQSNDVETSTNELLPREQSCLNYTTQSNDVETSTNEFLPSEQSCLSYTTQSNDVETSSNEFLPSEQSCLSYTTQSNDVETSTNEFLPREQSCLREVQNAVINNFESPRRSCRKIKLTTTNEDMSYENMPRLQTERFERHVPTFIANEKIQTVSDMVVVPVLTTTKDHTLGNGPRCSVKNCLNRYSKDLSFFGYPSNLTLRKKWIERCGLKVDDPTEKVKSNIRVCRVHFDNDCFMNTQRKNRLKTDAVPTLFLANDVIDARNIPSTSLAVNSEFIRVNKPSPIESEIYRFNKRSPVSNGFIRANKPSCSSTNYVAHMNSNETPLFVYIDSTTRSAKDFNSHCSIPGCITNTIEEVEDISLFAPRIEIVNEWSSILGFDLTINSIVCERHFRPQDILRPNLLVNGVNSQLKILAPHALPVPVMNAVPESRTYCSIPGCATNTFEEVEDISFFTPQNEDAINEWKLSVGFDFTINSTVCEKHFRSEDIVHPNLLSNGLNSKGKSLAPFAVPVTIATMVDKPLKTYCSVPECITNTIVEDEDISLFAPRIEMVDKWSSILGLELTVDSVVCERHFRPHDMLQPLVMIDGVCQNVKSLVPFSLPLPMNATPFIKQLETNDVPVLRTYDVKFKRPKPDELLCTKRIKNHVLDKSLSTTDNDTHEYNTTPDLDPTLKSNTENSVDLSIVKIEPLDDVDLETNLETEPEQLLPTLGTELVEDDDLLPLSSIDDSLSISLKTLKTISANSSLSITLEPKENSKITEPPADLFSKVSPKNALSITLRPKHNLSLTTNNSSPSVSIIPCLPSTASSSEYNVSQQSLLQYKQNATSTLKMPDKLSSNTVEIKMPVISECVSLAVQSDTDDSDSCIVIDDDDDTEEFIEKDNGFIYEISKCVELPTVFWKSEHDRSRNSTDFYQEDDLYETVKNISFNNSLMPTIQTFGKKFKFNRAIKSKNELQNLLDRIDNVEKCNGFDLVIDDNCIGYYDKITEDVISCSTCQKKFQELRKMTESQTKTTEILEQKISERTAKVLVLRENMENNKINPTPTELRPFSLINSMSVCHR, encoded by the exons ATGCATAAGTGTGTAGTGTGCAGAAATTCTTCTTTGAGGACCAGGTACACTCGTCCTGAAGTTATTTATCATAC atttCCTAAGAATGAATACAGAAAAAGAAAATGGCTTAAAATGTATGGCATTGGTCGTTGTTACGATTGGCATCGTATATGTAGTGATCATTTTTTAGAAGAAAACTATAGACCAGGACCAAAgcgatttttaaacaaaaatactatTCCCCAAccctataacaaaaataatgaagaaaatGGTTTTCCTTCTAA ctaTACTAGTACTACGCAAAGTAATGATGTTGAAATGGACAATAATGAATTTTTACCAACAGAACAAAATCATTTAAG ttataccaCTCAAAGTAATGATGTTGAAACTAGTACTAATGAACTTTTACCGAGGGAACAAAGTTGTTTAAA ttataccaCTCAAAGTAATGATGTTGAAACGAGTACTAATGAATTTTTACCAAGTGAACAAAGTTGTTTAAG ttATACAACTCAAAGTAATGATGTTGAAACGAGTTCTAATGAATTTTTACCAAGTGAACAAAGTTGTTTAAG ttataCCACTCAAAGTAATGATGTTGAAACTAGTACTAATGAATTTTTACCGAGGGAACAAAGTTGTTTAAG AGAGGTACAAAATGCtgttataaacaattttgaatcACCAAGACGTTCATGTAGAAAAATCAAACTTACGACGACTAATGAAGATATGAGCTATGAAAACATGCCGAGGCTCCAAACTGAACGATTTGAGAGGCATGTTCCTACGTTCATTGCCAATGAGAAAATTCAAACAGTCAGTGACATGGTTGTAGTACCAGTGTTAACAACTactaag gatCATACTTTGGGAAATGGACCTCGCTGTTCTGTTAAAAATTGTCTCAACCGCTATTCGAAAGATCTTAGTTTCTTTGGCTACCCAAGTAATTTAACACTCCGGAAAAAGTGGATTGAAAGATGCGGATTAAAAGTTGATGATCCAActgaaaaagtaaaaagtaatataagAGTATGTCGTGTTCATTTTGACAATGATTGCTTCATGAATACTCaaagaaaaaatagattaaaaactGACGCTGTTCCTACATTATTTTTGGCCAATG atGTAATAGACGCAAGAAATATTCCATCAACAAGTTTGGCTGTCAATAGCGAGTTTATTCGTGTAAATAAACCATCGCCTATTGAAAGTGAGATTTATCGTTTCAATAAACGATCACCTGTCAGTAATGGGTTTATTCGTGCAAATAAACCATCTTGTTCGTCTACAAATTATGTTGCACATATGAATTCTAACGAAACTccgttatttgtttatattgacTCAACTACTCGTTCTGCTAag gaTTTTAATAGTCACTGTTCTATACCCGGATGCATAACTAATACTATTGAAGAAGTTGAAGATATTTCCCTTTTCGCACCAcgaata GAAATTGTAAATGAGTGGAGTTCAATTTTAGGTTttgatttaactataaatagtaTTGTGTGTGAAAGGCATTTCAGACCCCAGGACATACTTCGTCCCAACTTATTGGTAAATGGTGTAAATTCACAATTAAAGATATTAGCACCTCATGCTTTGCCAGTACCAGTAATGAATGCTGTGCCTGAATCAAGAACTTATTGTTCTATACCTGGATGCGCAACTAATACTTTTGAAGAGGTTGAAGATATTTCCTTTTTCACaccacaaaat GAGGATGCTATAAATGAATGGAAATTAAGTGTAGGTTTCGATTTTACTATAAACAGTACTGTGTGTGAAAAGCATTTCAGATCTGAGGACATAGTTCATCCCAATTTATTGTCAAATGGTTTAAATTCAAAAGGAAAGTCATTAGCACCTTTTGCTGTGCCAGTTACAATAGCGACAATGGTAGACAAACCATTGAAAACATATTGTTCTGTACCTGAATGCATAACTAATACTATTGTAGAGGATGAAGATATTTCTCTTTTCGCACCAcgaata GAAATGGTAGATAAGTGGAGTTCAATTTTAGGTTTGGAACTGACTGTAGACAGTGTTGTGTGTGAAAGGCATTTTAGACCCCACGACATGCTTCAACCCCTAGTAATGATCGATGGTGTTTGTCAAAATGTCAAATCATTAGTGCCTTTTTCTTTGCCATTGCCAATGAATGCTACaccatttataaaacaattagaaACTAATGATGTGCCTGTATTGAGGACATATGATGTTAAATTCAAAAGACCTAAACCTGATGAACTGTTGTGtacaaaaagaatcaaaaaccATGTactag ataaatcatTATCCACTACCGATAATGACACACATGAATACAATACAACTCCTGATTTAGATCcaacattaaaatcaaatactgaAAACTCAGTTGATTTGTCAATTGTGAAAATTGAGCCACTTGATGATGTGGATTTAGAAACAAATTTGGAAACAGAACCAGAACAGCTACTACCAACTTTAGGAACAGAACTAGTTGAAGATGATGATTTACTTCCATTATCTTCAATTGATGATTCTTTATCAATATcattaaaaacactaaaaaccaTTTCAGCTAATAGTTCGTTGTCCATTACCTTGGAACCAAAAGAGAATTCTAAAATAACAGAACCACCAGcagatttattttcaaaagtgtCTCCTAAAAATGCTTTATCTATTACTTTACGACCAAAACATAACCTCTCCTTGACCACAAATAATAGTTCTCCATCTGTTAGCATAATACCTTGTCTTCCATCCACTGCGAGTAGTTCTGAGTATAATGTATCACAACAAAGTTTGTTGCAGTATAAACAAAATGCGACCTCAACCTTAAAAATGCCAGATAAATTGTCTTCTAATACTGTTGAAATAAAGATGCCAGTAATTTCAGAATGTGTTTCATTAGCCGTACAATCAGATACCGATGATTCTGATTCATGTATAGTAattgatgatgatgacgatacTGAAGAATTTATAGAGAAAGATAACGGATTCATTTATGAAATTTCTAAATGTGTTGAACTTCCTACTGTATTTTGGAAGAGTGAACATGATAGATCACGAAATTCAACTGATTTTTATCAAGAAGACGATTTGTATGAAACTGTAAAAaacattagttttaataatagcCTTATGCCAACAATACAAACATTTGGaaagaaattcaaatttaatagggCTATTAAATCAAAGAATgaattacaaaatcttttagACAGAATAGATAATGTAGAAAAATGTAATGGTTTTGATTTAGTTATCGATGACAATTGTATAGGttattatgacaaaataacAGAAGATGTTATTTCGTGTTCTACCTGTCAAAAGAAATTTCAAGAATTGCGCAAAATGACTGAATCTCAAACTAAAACTACTGAAATTCTTGAACAAAAA atcTCTGAACGGACAGCAAAAGTGTTAGTACTTAGAgaaaatatggaaaataataaaataaatcctaCCCCTACAGAATTACGACCATTCAGCCTTATAAATTCTATGAGTGTATGTCAtcgttaa